One window of Sphingobacteriales bacterium genomic DNA carries:
- a CDS encoding cysteine desulfurase, with translation MIYLDNAATTALASEVLEAMLPYMTEHYGNPSSIHALGRKSRAAIEKSRKTLAQYLNCSIGEIYFTSGGTEATNTAFWGAVHNLNVRHIISSPIEHHCVLHTLDALKKHNSVQVHYLPLLSNGQPDLNALEQRLTQLTGQGKVLVSLMHANNEIGNLLPLSIVANICKHHNALFHTDTVQTFGYFHIDLLDLPIDFITGSAHKFHGPKGVGFLYINARNKIDPFIQGGSQERNMRAGTENLYGIVGLGAATELAYQNLNSDREHITKLKSFMKQQLLEHLPMVTVNGDDDSKTHYKILNVCFPPDLKADLLLLNLDIAGICASGGSACSSGVDVGSHVLQTLNVHPDSVNIRFSFSKFNTEGELKTTISTLKQILKIE, from the coding sequence ATGATTTATTTAGATAATGCGGCAACTACAGCCTTAGCCTCTGAAGTATTGGAAGCCATGCTTCCTTATATGACAGAACATTATGGCAACCCTTCTTCTATTCATGCATTGGGCAGAAAGAGTCGCGCTGCGATTGAAAAATCGAGAAAGACCTTAGCCCAATATTTGAACTGTTCTATTGGTGAAATCTATTTCACATCAGGCGGAACTGAAGCAACCAATACTGCATTTTGGGGAGCTGTTCACAATTTAAATGTCCGGCATATCATCAGTTCACCCATTGAGCATCATTGTGTTTTGCACACCTTAGATGCCCTTAAAAAACACAATTCTGTTCAGGTTCATTATTTACCTCTTTTATCTAATGGTCAGCCCGACCTAAACGCTTTAGAACAGCGACTAACTCAGTTAACGGGTCAAGGAAAGGTGCTGGTTTCTCTTATGCATGCCAACAATGAAATAGGCAATCTTTTGCCTCTTTCAATAGTTGCTAATATTTGCAAACATCACAATGCTCTCTTTCATACAGATACAGTTCAAACCTTCGGATATTTTCATATAGATTTACTTGACCTGCCGATTGATTTTATTACCGGTTCAGCGCATAAATTTCATGGCCCTAAAGGAGTCGGATTTCTATATATTAATGCACGGAATAAAATTGATCCTTTTATTCAGGGAGGCTCACAGGAAAGAAATATGCGGGCAGGTACTGAAAACTTATATGGTATAGTTGGATTGGGGGCTGCAACAGAACTGGCCTATCAAAATCTCAACTCAGATCGGGAGCATATCACAAAACTCAAATCTTTTATGAAACAACAACTGTTGGAACATCTGCCAATGGTTACTGTAAATGGTGACGACGACTCAAAAACACACTATAAAATATTAAATGTCTGTTTTCCTCCGGATTTAAAAGCCGATCTGTTGCTTTTAAATTTAGATATAGCAGGAATTTGTGCTTCCGGTGGAAGTGCTTGCAGTTCGGGTGTAGATGTCGGGTCACATGTTTTACAGACTTTAAATGTACATCCCGATAGTGTTAATATCAGATTTTCCTTTTCAAAATTCAACACAGAAGGCGAGTTGAAAACTACGATTTCAACTTTAAAACAAATTTTGAAAATCGAATGA
- a CDS encoding sigma-70 family RNA polymerase sigma factor has protein sequence MRQLKITKSITNRESQSLEKYLQEIGKVDLLTPEEEVDLARRIKQNDQEALEKLTKSNLRFVVSVAKQYQNQGLSLSDLINEGNLGLIKAAQRFDETRGFKFISYAVWWIRQSILQALAEQSRIVRLPLNKVGSLNKINKAFSQLEQEFEREPSPEELANLLEIDSDEVETTLGVAARHVSVDAPFVDGEDNSLLDVLENMGTPNTDSHLAYLDSLRREIERSLDTLTARQKDVIKLYFGIGSEHSMSLEDIGERFGLTRERVRQIKDKAINKLRTTSRSKLLKTYLGS, from the coding sequence ATGCGGCAGCTAAAAATTACCAAATCAATAACCAATCGTGAAAGTCAGTCACTTGAAAAATATTTACAGGAAATCGGTAAAGTAGATTTGCTGACGCCTGAAGAAGAAGTTGATTTAGCGAGAAGAATTAAGCAAAATGATCAGGAAGCGCTTGAGAAATTAACCAAGTCCAACCTGAGATTTGTAGTTTCTGTAGCAAAACAATATCAAAACCAAGGGCTTTCTCTGAGCGATTTGATTAACGAAGGTAATCTCGGATTGATAAAAGCAGCTCAAAGATTTGACGAAACCAGGGGATTCAAATTTATTTCTTATGCGGTTTGGTGGATCAGACAATCTATTTTGCAGGCTTTGGCTGAACAATCGCGAATTGTCCGTCTGCCCTTAAATAAAGTCGGTTCGTTAAATAAAATTAATAAAGCTTTTTCTCAGTTAGAACAGGAATTTGAACGCGAACCTTCTCCCGAAGAATTAGCCAATTTACTCGAAATTGATTCAGATGAAGTTGAAACAACTTTGGGTGTTGCCGCACGACACGTTTCAGTTGATGCCCCTTTTGTTGATGGAGAAGACAATTCTTTACTTGATGTTTTAGAAAATATGGGAACTCCAAATACCGATAGTCATTTGGCATATTTGGATTCATTGCGGCGCGAAATTGAACGATCTTTGGACACGTTGACAGCCCGCCAGAAAGATGTAATTAAGTTGTATTTTGGTATTGGTTCTGAACATAGCATGTCTTTGGAAGATATCGGCGAACGTTTTGGTTTAACCCGCGAAAGAGTTCGCCAAATAAAAGACAAAGCCATCAACAAACTGAGAACAACCTCCCGAAGCAAATTGCTTAAAACATATCTCGGCTCTTAA
- the mqnB gene encoding futalosine hydrolase encodes MRILLMSATKAEIEPFLRHFQSVRTSVLTQETYHLKIDQFLITAVISGPGMMNMAFHTAMALFQQPFQIAIQAGIAGSFSKDITLGEVVQVTSEQIADLGAEDNDKFIPISQMPFFHPNEYPYQNGILYNQTQPELNLPETGLLKKVKGITVNTVSGNSKTIELRQNLFHPDVETMEGASFFYACLKNHSIPFSQIRSISNYIEPRNTDNWKIPLAIESLNGFLIHLFGPK; translated from the coding sequence ATGCGAATTCTGTTAATGTCCGCCACAAAAGCAGAAATAGAACCCTTTTTAAGACATTTTCAATCCGTAAGAACTTCTGTTCTTACACAGGAAACTTATCATCTGAAAATTGATCAATTCCTTATAACGGCGGTTATCTCCGGTCCGGGAATGATGAATATGGCTTTTCACACAGCTATGGCTTTGTTTCAGCAACCATTTCAGATTGCTATACAGGCAGGTATTGCCGGCAGTTTTTCAAAAGATATTACCCTCGGTGAAGTTGTTCAGGTAACAAGTGAGCAAATTGCCGATCTTGGAGCTGAAGACAACGACAAATTTATACCCATTTCGCAAATGCCTTTTTTTCATCCAAACGAATATCCATACCAAAACGGCATTTTATACAACCAAACTCAACCCGAACTAAACCTTCCTGAAACCGGATTGCTTAAAAAAGTTAAGGGAATAACCGTTAATACAGTTTCAGGAAATAGTAAGACAATTGAATTAAGACAAAACCTATTTCATCCAGACGTTGAAACAATGGAAGGAGCGTCTTTTTTTTATGCCTGTTTAAAAAATCATAGTATTCCTTTTAGTCAGATCCGATCTATATCCAATTATATTGAACCCCGCAATACTGATAATTGGAAAATCCCTTTGGCAATTGAATCGCTAAACGGTTTTTTGATTCATTTGTTTGGACCCAAGTAG
- a CDS encoding ATPase — protein sequence MAKIKCTYDFVIKSSPTILYYFLSTPSGLTQWFADKVTEDEKGFVFTWDDYSEKGEVLEDIESHYIRIKMESNDDDEFLEFRIEKSEVTDDTILIITEFVEADEAKEQQKLWATQVDSLITCVGGRN from the coding sequence ATGGCTAAAATAAAATGTACATACGATTTTGTAATAAAATCTTCTCCTACAATACTCTATTATTTTTTATCAACCCCTTCAGGTTTAACACAATGGTTTGCTGATAAGGTAACCGAAGATGAAAAAGGTTTTGTATTTACCTGGGATGATTACTCTGAGAAAGGAGAAGTTTTGGAAGATATAGAAAGTCATTATATCAGAATAAAGATGGAATCCAATGATGACGATGAATTTTTGGAGTTTAGAATAGAAAAGTCAGAAGTAACGGATGATACCATTTTGATTATCACTGAATTTGTCGAAGCTGATGAAGCCAAAGAACAACAAAAACTTTGGGCAACTCAAGTGGACTCACTAATAACTTGTGTGGGTGGTAGAAATTAA
- a CDS encoding ABC transporter ATP-binding protein — MNAPLLEVINLETHFKTEDGIVKAVDKVSFDLKRGETIGIVGESGSGKSVTALSVMGLIPNPPGKIVGGQILFRNKQNVQVDLASLPENEIRKYRGNEIAMIFQEPMTSLNPVFTCGSQVSESIMLHKKLNFQEAKTSTLELFNKVQLPSPERIFQAYPHQLSGGQKQRVMIAMAMSCDPSILIADEPTTALDVTVQKTILELMEQLKKEIDSSVMFITHDLGVIAEIADRVVVMYKGKIVEQGNVVEIFTNPQHPYTKGLLACRPPLGKRLRKLPIVDDFMSVDESGNLQEKSTSVEEMIQRVEISSEETAKRWESLQQQTPLLQVSNLKTYFPAKKNIFGKTLEWVKAVDDVTFDVFPGETLGLVGESGCGKTTLGRTILRLAPAYEGSILYKGKAILEMPEPELKELRKEMQIIFQDPYSSLNPRLTIGNAIMEPMMVHGIFNNNKERKDRVIELLETCNMNASHFSRYPHEFSGGQRQRICIARALALNPKFIICDESVSALDVSIQAQVLNLLIDLRTKFGFTYIFISHDLSVVKFMSDRMIVMNRGKIEEMGLSDDIYNNPQHAYTQKLIAAIPKGVIHKHA; from the coding sequence ATGAACGCTCCGCTTTTAGAAGTTATTAACTTGGAAACACATTTTAAAACCGAAGATGGCATAGTAAAAGCTGTTGACAAGGTCAGTTTCGATTTAAAGCGAGGGGAAACAATTGGAATAGTTGGGGAATCAGGTTCGGGAAAATCTGTTACCGCTTTGTCGGTGATGGGTTTGATACCCAATCCCCCCGGTAAAATAGTTGGTGGGCAGATTTTATTCAGGAACAAACAAAATGTACAGGTAGATTTAGCAAGTCTTCCGGAAAACGAAATCAGAAAATATCGAGGTAATGAAATAGCCATGATTTTTCAAGAGCCTATGACTTCGCTGAACCCGGTATTTACTTGTGGAAGTCAGGTTTCTGAATCCATAATGCTTCACAAAAAACTTAATTTCCAGGAAGCAAAAACCAGCACACTCGAATTGTTTAACAAAGTGCAATTGCCTTCACCTGAGCGTATTTTTCAGGCATATCCACATCAATTGTCGGGCGGACAAAAACAAAGGGTCATGATTGCCATGGCTATGAGTTGCGATCCAAGCATTTTAATAGCTGATGAACCTACCACTGCATTAGATGTAACCGTTCAGAAAACAATTTTGGAGTTGATGGAGCAACTCAAAAAAGAAATCGACTCTTCTGTGATGTTTATTACCCACGACCTTGGGGTTATTGCCGAAATTGCAGACCGGGTTGTTGTGATGTATAAAGGGAAAATTGTTGAACAAGGAAATGTTGTCGAAATCTTCACCAACCCTCAACATCCTTATACCAAAGGGTTGCTTGCCTGCCGACCGCCATTGGGAAAAAGATTGCGCAAGTTGCCCATCGTTGATGATTTCATGTCTGTTGACGAAAGTGGGAACTTACAGGAAAAATCTACGTCGGTAGAAGAAATGATTCAACGAGTTGAAATATCTTCCGAAGAAACGGCTAAACGCTGGGAATCCCTTCAACAACAAACACCTTTGCTTCAGGTGAGCAATCTGAAAACATATTTTCCGGCTAAAAAAAATATATTCGGAAAAACACTGGAATGGGTCAAAGCAGTAGATGATGTTACGTTTGACGTTTTTCCAGGCGAAACTTTAGGCCTTGTTGGAGAATCAGGTTGTGGTAAAACTACTTTGGGCAGAACTATTTTAAGACTTGCTCCGGCTTATGAAGGCAGCATTCTGTACAAAGGAAAAGCTATTTTAGAAATGCCGGAACCTGAATTGAAAGAACTCCGCAAAGAAATGCAAATTATTTTTCAGGACCCATACTCATCTCTTAATCCAAGATTGACAATTGGAAATGCAATCATGGAACCCATGATGGTTCATGGAATTTTCAACAATAACAAAGAGCGAAAAGACCGTGTTATTGAATTACTGGAAACCTGTAACATGAATGCATCTCATTTTTCCCGCTACCCGCATGAATTTTCCGGTGGTCAAAGGCAACGTATCTGTATAGCAAGAGCTTTAGCACTTAATCCTAAGTTTATCATCTGCGACGAATCAGTGTCTGCGCTCGATGTTTCTATTCAGGCACAAGTATTAAACTTGTTGATAGATCTTAGAACCAAATTTGGTTTTACCTATATATTTATTTCTCATGACTTGAGTGTTGTTAAGTTTATGAGTGATAGAATGATCGTCATGAACCGCGGAAAAATTGAAGAAATGGGGCTTTCAGACGACATATACAACAACCCCCAGCATGCTTATACACAAAAACTCATCGCTGCAATACCTAAAGGTGTGATTCATAAACACGCATAA
- a CDS encoding RsmD family RNA methyltransferase: protein MRIIGGKFSGHRFYPPQKIPARPTTDIAKEGLFNILQNHFDFDTISALDLFGGTGSISYELASRGCTNIITIEIDRQSVAFIQKTTQQFGFSIEVVKSDVFKYIESCRQQFDLIFAGPPYPLKSIPEIPDLIFKYQLLKSEGWFVLEHNPQHHFEEHPQFIRSRNYGTTIFSIFG from the coding sequence ATGCGTATTATCGGAGGAAAATTTAGTGGACATCGGTTTTATCCACCTCAAAAAATACCTGCACGCCCCACCACGGATATTGCTAAAGAAGGGCTGTTCAATATATTGCAAAACCATTTTGATTTTGATACTATCAGCGCTTTAGATCTTTTTGGTGGAACTGGCAGTATTAGTTATGAATTAGCTTCGCGTGGATGTACTAATATTATTACGATTGAAATTGATCGGCAAAGTGTGGCCTTTATTCAAAAAACAACTCAGCAGTTTGGCTTTAGTATAGAAGTGGTCAAATCGGATGTTTTTAAATATATAGAATCCTGCCGTCAACAATTCGATTTGATTTTTGCAGGTCCGCCTTATCCTTTAAAATCTATTCCTGAAATTCCTGACCTAATTTTTAAATACCAACTGCTGAAATCTGAAGGATGGTTTGTTTTAGAACATAATCCACAGCATCATTTTGAAGAACATCCTCAATTTATCAGAAGTAGAAATTATGGCACTACAATTTTCAGTATTTTTGGTTGA
- a CDS encoding DUF3822 family protein, whose translation MPFKSSDCFKYISLNNLQRNIRLLHDINNIQVIQQIKYKLFDKNSTGHLHLLIYLGYDELSFAIESESEPGIVFLKSFRLKEVNNYFAYKMLLSELFEQEEMFGKQYKDIKIAVNSAGFTLVPHKYYDPGSAEKFHDFNLQNDGGSKIMSNFVEIVNCFVVFSMDYQLMENLTDVFGNFTLQHSISYLIPAFASKNSGKTLFANFQKSNIDILSFDADKLLYCNSFKFQSSSDCLFHILNSAKHSGVDVMNDNFVFSGDISSEQQHYQLCQEYLSRLHFATRPESKTYCPELNVISPHQHVNLFAVK comes from the coding sequence GTGCCTTTCAAATCATCCGATTGTTTCAAATACATTTCTTTAAATAACCTACAACGCAACATCCGCTTGTTACATGATATAAACAATATACAGGTAATTCAGCAAATTAAATATAAGCTGTTTGACAAAAACAGCACCGGACATTTGCATTTGTTAATTTATTTAGGATATGATGAGTTATCATTTGCCATTGAAAGTGAATCTGAACCCGGCATTGTTTTCTTAAAATCTTTTCGTTTGAAAGAGGTCAACAATTATTTTGCTTATAAAATGTTGTTGTCCGAATTGTTTGAACAAGAAGAAATGTTCGGAAAACAATATAAAGATATAAAAATAGCAGTCAATTCTGCCGGCTTTACTTTAGTTCCACATAAATACTACGATCCGGGCAGTGCTGAAAAATTTCACGATTTCAACCTTCAAAATGATGGAGGTAGTAAAATCATGTCAAATTTTGTAGAGATAGTCAATTGTTTTGTAGTTTTTTCTATGGATTATCAATTAATGGAGAATCTTACAGATGTATTTGGAAATTTTACTTTGCAACATTCTATTAGTTACCTCATCCCTGCTTTTGCTTCCAAAAATTCAGGTAAAACCCTATTTGCCAATTTTCAAAAAAGCAATATAGATATCCTATCCTTTGACGCAGATAAGTTGTTGTATTGCAACTCTTTTAAATTCCAATCCTCCTCCGATTGTTTGTTTCATATACTAAATTCTGCCAAGCATTCTGGGGTGGATGTAATGAACGACAATTTTGTGTTTTCAGGAGACATTAGTTCAGAGCAACAACATTACCAATTATGTCAGGAATATTTATCCCGGTTACATTTTGCAACAAGACCTGAAAGCAAAACTTATTGCCCCGAACTGAATGTAATCTCCCCTCATCAGCATGTAAATTTGTTTGCAGTCAAATAA
- a CDS encoding CAP domain-containing protein: MYRVVVFFALSFEIFISANLHANCVVNAQIAPNTFFSSFTYMEGEGCPNGTEQTVSSDISFERQIVVLLNNLRVSNGLSPLKLSEELTASARYHAKDMCQKNYFSHPSQDNYGNQTCQPFERIGAFYSWTAAAENIAAGYFDAQSVFDGWVSSPGHYSNMMSPMVYEVGIGYYYDASSTYITRWVMDLGRRYNIYPIIINQEEEVVSTSQVELFKYTSSGYNEIRLKVNNGSWNNWQPVSNIIEYNTNATQSGNYTLYAEMRNAAGNILSSSDDVILELTGETGSTGTSSTNGVTIKVKAILQGAYNNTTQNMSTSLRNNNLLPLNQPFNRPPWNYTGTESVTNVSAIPANVVDWVLVEARNATNNFEVLETKAAFLLNDGNIVDINGTIQGVLFNQLTEGTSYFISLKTRNHLAVISSNAITVSNSEVLDFTNPVNILGGASQLSHLGNGKYALLAGDMDANGTITVSDFNFFQSEMSLINVYVDSDCNMDKNVTVADLNLYSPNMSKIGVTQIRY; the protein is encoded by the coding sequence ATGTATCGTGTTGTTGTTTTTTTTGCTTTGTCATTTGAAATTTTTATTTCTGCCAATCTACATGCTAATTGTGTGGTTAATGCTCAAATAGCCCCTAATACTTTTTTTAGTTCATTCACTTATATGGAAGGTGAAGGTTGCCCAAACGGAACAGAGCAAACGGTTTCTTCTGATATTTCCTTTGAAAGGCAAATTGTGGTTTTATTAAACAATTTACGTGTCAGTAATGGACTTTCTCCACTAAAACTCTCTGAAGAATTGACAGCTTCAGCAAGGTATCATGCAAAAGACATGTGTCAAAAAAATTATTTTTCTCACCCAAGTCAGGATAATTATGGAAACCAAACCTGTCAGCCGTTTGAAAGAATAGGGGCTTTTTATTCATGGACAGCCGCTGCTGAAAATATTGCAGCGGGTTATTTTGATGCTCAAAGCGTGTTTGATGGTTGGGTAAGCAGTCCGGGGCATTATAGCAATATGATGAGTCCGATGGTTTATGAAGTTGGAATCGGATATTATTATGATGCATCTTCAACTTATATTACCAGATGGGTGATGGACTTAGGTCGCAGGTATAATATTTACCCGATTATCATCAATCAGGAAGAAGAAGTTGTATCAACATCCCAGGTAGAGCTATTTAAATATACATCATCTGGATATAATGAAATACGGTTAAAAGTGAATAATGGCAGTTGGAACAATTGGCAGCCGGTTTCAAATATAATTGAATACAATACCAATGCTACTCAATCCGGTAATTACACTTTATATGCAGAAATGCGAAATGCAGCAGGAAACATTTTAAGTAGTAGCGATGATGTTATTTTAGAACTGACTGGAGAAACCGGTTCTACCGGAACAAGTAGTACCAATGGAGTTACAATAAAGGTTAAAGCAATTTTGCAAGGTGCTTATAACAACACGACACAAAACATGTCCACCAGTTTGCGCAATAACAATTTGTTGCCATTAAATCAACCATTCAATCGGCCTCCCTGGAATTACACAGGAACAGAATCAGTTACAAATGTTTCAGCTATACCGGCAAATGTTGTTGATTGGGTTTTAGTTGAAGCTCGTAACGCCACCAACAATTTCGAAGTTCTTGAAACAAAAGCAGCATTTTTATTGAATGATGGCAATATTGTTGATATCAATGGTACCATTCAGGGGGTATTATTCAATCAATTAACCGAAGGAACTTCCTATTTTATTTCCTTAAAAACACGAAATCACCTTGCGGTTATAAGTTCAAATGCGATTACTGTTTCTAATTCTGAAGTTTTAGATTTTACCAATCCTGTAAACATTTTAGGTGGTGCTTCTCAGTTAAGCCATCTGGGAAATGGAAAATATGCCCTGCTTGCCGGCGATATGGATGCCAATGGAACTATTACGGTAAGTGATTTCAATTTCTTTCAATCCGAAATGAGCCTGATCAATGTCTATGTTGACAGCGATTGTAATATGGATAAAAACGTAACCGTTGCAGACCTCAATTTGTATAGCCCAAATATGAGTAAAATTGGAGTTACTCAAATTAGATACTAA
- a CDS encoding M1 family metallopeptidase — translation MKLLYPFGIYFLLCFYFSLSSAYAQQTPLDHTNTSEQTFKQLDHELPTPNTYRTASGSPGHQYWQQRADYEIQIELDDNRRRIDGSQTVTYYNSSPDILTYIWLQLDQNQQAKTSDTYATESNAIKDDLSFNDFQKLHLNFDGGFKIESLNSTSGGKLNYTINKTMMRIDLPEPLKPGGVFSFKMKWWYNINDRMKMGGRSGYEYFSKDDNCLYTIAQFYPRLAAYLDYQGWQHKQFLGAGEFTLSFGNYKVSITAPADMVVAATGVLQNPNETLNAEQKQRLEKSKTAKEPVFIITAEEALKQEKSRVKDKKTWIFKAEDVRDFAFAASRKFIWDAMGVPMSGKTVMAMSYYPKEGNPLWEQYSTKVVAHTLKTYSKYTFDYPYPVAISVHADKIGMEYPMICFNFGRPESDGTYSARTKYGMIGVIIHEVGHNYFPMIVNSDERQWTWMDEGLNSFLQYLTEQEWEKGFPSRRGPAPNIVNYMKGDKNGQMSIMTNSESILQFGNNAYGKPATALNILRESIMGRELFDFAFKEYANRWKFKHPTPADFFRTMEDASAVDLDWFWRGWFYSTDHVDISLDEIKWFKINTRNPDIEKAVIKDEKTNAPKYITDLRNEDEQLPRQLDSDPSLADFYNRYDSLVVTEIDRSIYQNYLNTLNEEEKQLLQQNFNYYELSFSNIGGLVMPLIIEFAYTDGSKEIKRIPAEIWRKNDKTVSKVFITQKELIGATLDPFLETADCDLSNNSYPPKQQISRFQLYKNREREGKNIMKEQKK, via the coding sequence ATGAAATTACTTTACCCATTTGGTATTTATTTCCTGTTGTGTTTCTATTTTTCCCTATCTTCAGCTTATGCACAGCAAACCCCTTTGGATCATACCAATACTTCGGAGCAAACTTTTAAACAACTTGACCACGAATTGCCTACGCCCAATACGTACAGAACCGCATCCGGATCGCCCGGGCATCAATATTGGCAACAAAGGGCTGATTATGAAATTCAAATAGAACTTGACGATAATCGTCGCAGGATTGATGGCTCACAAACTGTAACTTATTACAATTCTTCTCCTGATATTCTGACCTATATATGGTTGCAATTGGATCAAAACCAACAAGCAAAAACATCGGATACTTATGCTACAGAATCCAATGCTATCAAAGACGACCTGAGTTTTAACGATTTTCAAAAGCTACACCTAAATTTTGATGGCGGATTTAAAATTGAATCACTCAACTCAACTTCCGGGGGAAAACTAAATTATACCATCAACAAAACCATGATGCGAATTGATTTGCCTGAGCCGCTGAAACCCGGTGGTGTGTTTTCATTCAAAATGAAATGGTGGTATAATATCAACGATAGAATGAAAATGGGGGGGCGATCCGGCTATGAATATTTTTCAAAAGATGACAACTGCCTTTATACAATTGCTCAATTCTATCCAAGATTAGCTGCATATTTAGACTATCAGGGATGGCAACACAAACAGTTTTTAGGTGCGGGTGAGTTTACCTTAAGTTTTGGCAATTACAAAGTTAGTATTACAGCTCCGGCTGATATGGTTGTTGCAGCAACCGGGGTTTTACAAAATCCTAACGAAACACTGAATGCCGAACAAAAACAAAGGCTCGAAAAATCAAAAACAGCCAAAGAGCCTGTATTTATTATAACTGCAGAAGAAGCACTGAAGCAAGAAAAAAGCAGGGTTAAAGACAAAAAAACCTGGATTTTTAAAGCTGAAGATGTTCGGGATTTTGCTTTTGCGGCAAGCCGTAAATTTATTTGGGATGCAATGGGTGTTCCTATGAGCGGGAAAACCGTGATGGCTATGTCTTATTATCCCAAAGAAGGCAACCCCTTATGGGAACAATATTCGACCAAAGTAGTCGCCCATACTCTTAAAACCTATTCAAAATACACTTTTGACTATCCCTACCCTGTTGCAATTTCGGTTCATGCCGATAAAATTGGGATGGAATATCCTATGATATGCTTTAACTTCGGACGACCCGAATCCGATGGCACATATAGTGCAAGAACAAAGTATGGAATGATTGGAGTGATCATTCACGAAGTAGGACACAATTATTTTCCTATGATAGTTAACAGCGACGAGCGGCAATGGACCTGGATGGATGAAGGGTTGAATAGTTTTTTACAATACCTCACTGAACAGGAATGGGAAAAGGGATTTCCTTCAAGACGAGGACCGGCACCAAATATTGTCAATTATATGAAAGGTGACAAAAACGGACAGATGTCAATTATGACAAATTCCGAATCTATTTTGCAATTTGGTAATAATGCCTATGGCAAACCCGCGACTGCTTTAAATATTTTAAGAGAATCGATAATGGGGCGCGAATTGTTTGATTTTGCTTTTAAGGAATATGCCAATCGTTGGAAATTTAAACACCCCACACCGGCAGATTTTTTCAGAACTATGGAAGATGCTTCGGCTGTTGATCTCGATTGGTTTTGGAGAGGATGGTTTTATTCAACAGATCATGTTGACATTAGTTTGGATGAAATAAAATGGTTTAAGATTAACACGCGAAACCCCGATATTGAAAAAGCGGTGATAAAAGATGAAAAAACAAATGCCCCCAAATATATCACTGACCTTCGTAATGAAGATGAGCAATTACCACGTCAGTTGGACAGCGATCCATCTTTAGCCGATTTTTACAACCGTTATGATTCGTTGGTGGTTACAGAAATTGACCGCAGTATTTATCAGAATTATTTGAATACTCTAAATGAAGAGGAAAAACAACTTCTTCAACAAAACTTCAACTATTACGAGTTGTCATTCAGTAATATTGGTGGTTTGGTCATGCCGCTCATTATTGAATTTGCTTATACTGACGGTTCAAAAGAAATAAAAAGAATTCCTGCTGAAATTTGGCGAAAAAACGATAAAACGGTCAGCAAGGTTTTTATAACTCAAAAAGAGTTAATCGGAGCAACCTTAGACCCGTTTTTGGAAACAGCAGATTGCGATTTGAGCAATAACTCTTATCCTCCTAAACAACAAATTTCAAGGTTTCAATTGTATAAAAACAGGGAACGGGAAGGGAAAAACATCATGAAGGAGCAAAAAAAATAA
- the coaD gene encoding pantetheine-phosphate adenylyltransferase, with the protein MQKIAVFPGSFDPITIGHIDIINRALPLFDHIVIAIGINTQKKYLFTLEDRLEIIRNSFEHEAKISVVTYDGLTVKFCESISAQYLLRGVRSNGDFEFERNIAQLNQALSPKIETVLFVSKPELSHISSTIVREIIVNHGDVKSFVPQAVLNKTNTTKN; encoded by the coding sequence ATGCAAAAAATAGCAGTTTTTCCAGGCTCTTTCGACCCAATCACTATTGGACACATAGATATTATTAACAGAGCCTTACCATTGTTTGACCATATCGTGATTGCAATCGGCATCAACACACAAAAAAAATACTTATTTACGCTCGAAGACCGGCTTGAAATAATACGAAACTCGTTTGAACATGAGGCAAAAATCAGTGTAGTAACTTATGATGGCTTGACGGTTAAATTTTGCGAAAGTATAAGTGCTCAATATTTATTAAGAGGCGTAAGATCTAACGGTGATTTTGAATTTGAAAGAAATATTGCACAACTCAATCAAGCGTTATCTCCAAAAATTGAAACCGTTCTATTTGTATCAAAACCTGAATTATCACATATTAGCTCTACCATTGTCAGGGAAATAATAGTTAATCACGGAGATGTGAAATCCTTTGTTCCACAGGCAGTTTTGAACAAAACTAATACTACAAAAAACTGA